The sequence TTCACTCTTCTCATCCTCTTGAATTTGACAATCTGATGACTTAGTTTCGTCGTCTGATATTTCACAGACTTCGTCTTCACCTTCAGCGTAGCCCTTTGATTGATCAAGTTCACCAACTGATATCTCATTGTTACTGTCCTCCGAGAACTGGCACACGGATTGATCAGTTTGGCCGAGTGACATCTCATCCTCCAATGAGTTTAGTTCCACAATTTCGCTAACGAATTGCTGGACATTCTTTTCTTTATTTGATTCCTTTTCCCCGAATGTTTTGTCCTCGACTGGATGGCCAGCTCTAGATCCCTCGCTCTCAGAGTCTGATATTGTAAGGTATTCCTCCTTTCGCAAATCATTTCTGATGCGCTCGACTTCCTTGACTTGGCATAGGAACTGGTGTCCCATCTGGGAAGTTTCTTGGATCTCGACTGCGTTCTGGGCATCTTCCAAGCAACCTAAGCATATACTTTCGGGCAGCGAGTCGCCTTTCTCCACTTGGTAGCCGGACCACTCGGCAATCATATCCGGAATCGAAGGACCCGATCCTAGCGTTCCCGCAAATATGTCGACCATGTCATCGTAGTGCCCCAGGCAAACCCGGCATATTTCCTCCATTGCTCTGAAAAAAAGAGTGGCACTTGAATAAAATCCAACTTCATACTTGACATGCTCACCTTTGCGTGACCCTCTatcaataataaatatattttaacttATAGTACCGTACCGTACCTGAAAAAAAACTACTTTGCAGATTGTTTATATCTCCAAATTTCTTTAAGTACTTTAACCACCCTGTGCCGGGTGAACTGTGCTGTTAGACGCATTTATCTATTCTGCAATCGAACTCTTATCGATTTTgggtatttttaaaatgtagaACCAAATATAATACAAACTAATAAAGAACTGACTTggcttaaaataatataaaaacttgcaggtttgtttttatacccttgcaaagGTTGCTAATATTAATAAGCTATACCGGTATGTTATGATAGTATTAATAtgacaaaattcaaaatttctaAAAAGTAACCTGATTATCCAGTCGATTATAATGATTATTTTACGGCACTTTGCCCCAAATGAATAAAAAGTCCCATTCCGAGGACTATTATATAACTATTTTCAGTTTTAGGATATTAAAAACTCATTTTACCACGTTGTATATTAAATCAATGATTGTATATTTGGCTTTTATCAAAAATGTAACAATGAATTGATATCCAAGACTTCTTAAGCGTGCATATTGCAACTCTCCTTACTAATTAATACTTAACTATAGAGCCTCTATAAAGCTCCAGCCTTAAACTCCTTTATATGAGTAAGGATGTGAACATTAAGAGTAGATGTTCGCGAAAAAGTTTTGTCGCAATAGGTGCATTTGTAGGGTCGCTCCCCCGTGTGAGTCCGCATGTGCTGCTTAACAGTTGTAAGATCCATAAAAGCCATGGGACAATAATTACATTTGAACGGCCTTTCTCCCGTGTGAGTTCGAATGTGTCGCTTAAGTTCGCCTGGTTGCTTATAAGACTTTTGGCATTCGGAGCACTTATATGGCCGTTCCCCTGTGTGGGTACGGGTGTGCATCACAAGGGAAGTTGGGTACTTAAAAGACTTTGGACAAAAGTCACATTTAAATGGTCTGTGCTCGCTGTGCGTCTTTAGATGTTTGTTTAGGTCGGACATTCGGTCAAAGGACGTTAAGCAAAAATCACATTTAATTGGCCATTCAGACGAGTGAGAACGCATGTGCTTGTTGAGAAGAGATATATGTGCAAATGCTTTTGAGCATTGATCACATTTAAACTGCTTGTCTCCCGTGTGATCCAGGATATGTCGGTTAAGATCTTCCAGTTGCGTATAGCTCCTGTAGCAGTGGTCGCACTTAAAAGACTTTTTTTCATTGTGAGTCTTCATGTGTTGGTTCATTCGCcattccagtttaaaagtcaTTGGGCAGATAGGACACTTATGCAATGGATCGCTTGTGTGCTTCATGATGTGCAAATTAAGGGAATTTTGATCCTTAAAAGTCATTGGGCACTGCTTACATATATGGGATTGGTCTTCATTGTGAGTCTGGACATGTAGGTTGAGTTGTGACTGATCTAGACATAACACCGGGCATTGGGGACACTTTATCGTGCGTTCCTCCGTGTGAGTCACGAAGTGGTGCTCTAGATCTGATGCTTTTGAAAATGTCTTTGGGCAGTAGGAGCAGTTAAACGACTGTTTCTCTGGGACAGACTCCATAGAAGTCTCAAAGTGTTGTTGAATGTGCCGAAGCAAACTCGTTTTGGTTCGATAAGCCATTGGACATTGGTCACATTTGAACGGTAGCTCCCCGGTATGCTCCGTCAAGTGATATTTAAGACCAGATTTGCTCATAAAAGATTTTGGACACTGGGAACACTTGTAGGGTCGCTCACCAGTGTGAGTACGGAGATGCAATTTCAAATTCCGTTTTCGTATGTAAATCTTTGGACACCAAGGACACTGGAAAGTTTGATCACTACTAGAATCCGTTTTATCACTCGCTGTTTTACTATTATTATCTACCAGCTGACTCTCCAATTGATCATTTTCATCGACTGATACGTCACTCAATACATCATCTTGAACAAGCAAATCGGATTGGTCGGTTTCATCGCTTGATATTTCACAGACTTCATCTTCATCTTGGATATAGGTATTGGTTTGATCAAGTTCATCAACTGATCGACTGTTTCTATCCACTGGAATCCCACAATCGGATTGATTAGAATCACTAATTGATATCTCATCCGTGAAGAAGTAAGGCTGGGCCTGCTTTTCTTCACTTGATTCTTGTTCTTTGGTAGCTGACGTGTACTTAACTTGAAAGTCTAACTTTTCGCTTGGTTCTTCACACTCAGAGTCTGATATTGCGTAGGATTCGTCCTCTTTCCCGATGCCCTCCACTTTTTTGACTTGGCATAAGACTTGGTGTCCCATCTTGGAGTCCTGTTGGATCTCGAATGCCTTTTGGGCATCTTCCAAGCAACTTAGGCATATATTCTCGGGGAGCGAGTCGCCTTTCTCCACTTGGTACCCAGACCACTGGGCAATCATATCCGGAATTGAAGGTCCCAATTCGTCGGTTCCTTTGAATATGTTGACCATATCATCGTAGTTCCCCAGGCAAACTCGGCATATTTCCTCCATTGCTCTGAAATCAAGAAAACCATATCTAAAGTTAACCTCTCCACGTGATATCAAATGCACATGCTTATTGTAATTATCCCATTATAGGGGCTGGGTTTAGTTAGTTTGTAGTATTTCTGAGCCTTTGTAATCCTGGGACACGTTACCAAGTTTCGCCACCAAGGCGTGTACGTTTCCAAATTATTAGGTGGTATTTCCGTGGCTAAAAATATCtccaaaatataaataaactacatttttgtttctcaAAGTGGACCATATGTTCCGTATTTATGTTTACATTGCTTTAACATCCCAAGTTCAAGTACTCTAGGCACCCTGTTGCAGTAAAGTGTGCTGTTAAGAGCAAATAACATATGTTGTGCTATCGAATTGTTATCGACTAGGCGGATAATTCAAAAAAGACTAATTCGTGTTAGATAAAGTTAATGTCCCCGTTTTATAGCaatactaaaattaaaaaaatattacctaACATATTAGTTCCAGTTtagagaaataaaaaaataaaaaaattcataCCCATCACGTTGATCCCAATACAAATATTCAAATGTATTATCTATGTTTGATCAGTGATTTTGGGTTCAATTTTATACCCACCAAATAATAACTAAAAACATTTATTGCATTGAACACTCAACAGCTTAAAGACTTTATTTATTGATCGATATCGATTTATTGCATTTTTCTCAACAATTATCTGCTGCAGTGATATTACTATGTTCTAGTACAGTTTTCTCattgttttggcatttaccATTATTACCGTTATTACCGTGATGCTTGCAGGGTTGCATTTTGGCTTACTAACTAATTAATaagtaaatttgaatttcgaaAATCTCTGATAAATGTATTTGTTATCTTTCTTGTCGTAGTTTGCTCATTGTTATATTCTCTATTACTGTCTGAGGTTGTACAGAAATCAAGATTCTTTCATCGCTATTGTGTTTTTTGCATCGCTAATGTGTTAACTAACAACAATTGCTGTCGTTTGGCAACTTCTTTGGGTTAAATGCACTTCTCATATTGCTGGGCTTGGATAACTATTGTGAGTTAGTGTTAATATTTATTGGATAAGCGCATTTGCATAGACTCCGATTCGAGTTTGATGTGTAAATATATTCCTCTACATGTGTGTATACATTGTATTGTTATTGTTAGTACTGGCTCAATTGCTCGCTTCTTTAGTTAatatatttatctatttaaTAGCCTTGCATAAACGTTTTCTCTTGATGTttgcttttttattttgtttgtgaCACGCAAAACATTGTTgtaattacaaaaatatatatatacctcATGGTTGTAGTCGGCTGTTCTCGAAACTTAAGCACTAATAAACCCGAATAAACGCAATAAGTGGATTatgatttaatatttatttgcttgtAGTTTGCAATTTGTAAGTGTCTCATATTTCTTTTCACTTATTACAATACAAAAGGTACGAAAGGCGCGAGAAATTCCGTTGCCACGGAATTTACACTAAAAATTGACTTAATTGTGAAGAGCTAACTGAAAGAAAACGGTTTCGATTTCCCAAAAAGGAGCTTAAAATAAACattgtattattttgtttgGGGTATTGTGGTTGGTAATCCTTGCTTTTCAGCTTAAACTTAACATGGTATTTCTGGTAGGAGGTGTATCCTTGATTACTCATTTGGTAATACTTAATCGCTACATTGCTGGAAAAGTTAAGGTGACAATATAGGTTGGTGTTTCTCTCTCTTGGTGTCTCATTATATATAGGAAAACTTGACTGAAAAGCGGCAACTAGTTCGAGTATCTTGTTATATGCTTAACCATTTCATTTCTTTGCATTGAGGGGGATGGGAAGGATCTCGAGTGTGTGGGGGATCTCGATCTTATAGACTAGCTCCGTTACTCGGCGCGGCAGAGCAGCGAGGCGAAGCGGAAGAGACGCATCCAACTGAAGAGCTTCGACTCCAGGAGATTCTCCTCCGCCGTCGAGGTGGTCATCGAGACCCGCGACGAGTTGGAGGACTTGCTGCTCCTTTTCTGCTGCATGATCCTGGGCGAGCTCATCTTCATTATCGAGTAAGTCGTCTTGGCGGCTTCTGGATTGCACACGCCACAAAAGTGGACGTGGGCTACGGGGTCACAAGCGTGGAACGAACGAAACGCACAGGCTGCAAGGAGAAGACGGAAGAAATGGGCGGGGGATTAGTATAGGTCGAGTGCTATTGAAAATCAATGGATGGAGGCCTCAAGCATCACTCTACTCCCTTTTTTTGTCGAGTGGCTGCCGTGACATTTGAACGCCAGTCAGCAAATCCCCAAAAATCCTCTGAGAAAAGCTGACTAATGGGGAATCGAAGGATGATGCGGTGAATGAGAAAGTGGTTTCAAGGGTTTTCTCAGCGAAGTCTACTGAATTTACCtacccaaaaaaaatggtAGATATTACATAATACCTATTctggaaagcaacaacaatttaaaaaaaaaatgttactttatagagttataactttttattttagaaatttaGAAACAGGAATACTCGTATTATGATATTCTTAACAGTCGCAAGTACCCCAAAATCCCCCGGTTATCAAATTTAGAAACAGGAATACTCGTATTATGATATTCTTAAAAGTCGGCAAGTACCCCAAAATCCCCCGGTGATCAAAAATATACTTTTAAgagttaaaatataaaaaaaagtattatatataaatcatattatatcatatcataatatattaaaattaatttaattacatGTTACTTTGGAACGATATCCTGGTATTATAACtttaataacataaaaactagagatttgtttttaatattaccTTAGGAACTTTGCTTTACTTAACCCCTTTTACCTTAAATGCTATCTTTACAAACCAAAACAATACGACTTTCCCAACTTGCACTCTAATTTAAATGTTGCCCTACTACCTACCCATAAAAACGAACTAGTTTTTTACCAACGGGGCTGCTCAGCTCTAATCGAAATGCTCCATTGGCTCCACACACACCCAGGGCATTGTACAACCCACCCATCCAAAGCTGATGACCTTGCCCATATGCACTGAAGTATGTACGCTTTGCACACGAGTGGTATGCCCAAAAAAAGAGGCCCAAATCGAAACGTTGCCTTTGCCTGCTCCAGTTTTTCCAGATCTGGCTAAAGCCAGATTCAATGACAAAACCGAACGCTTCGTTACGGATAATAAAAGAGAAACATACAAATCGGCTTTGTAAGTGAGACTGCATGTACGTAAAGTAAAGTTTACATTTCGAGTACACACACAAGATCTGAGAATTGATGTTTGCTTTAATTGGACAAAATCctgcttcttttttttttggctgaaAAAAGATTACATAGTACAATATGTGAAAGGGAAAGATTGTGTGTGTCCTACGTCACTGGTAATTATGCAATGTGCAATCTACACCCCTCCCACATTTCATCCCACCGCCTTTGGGCagcaaattaatttcaattccCAGCCAAGCTTTACAATCCCTGTCCGTTTTCGTCTGTGTGTCACATATATGGGTTATATTTCTATGGCGACAGTCGAAAAGTGCAGTCCGCtcataaaacatttcca is a genomic window of Drosophila suzukii chromosome 2L, CBGP_Dsuzu_IsoJpt1.0, whole genome shotgun sequence containing:
- the LOC108014609 gene encoding zinc finger protein 431; this encodes MEEICRVCLGNYDDMVNIFKGTDELGPSIPDMIAQWSGYQVEKGDSLPENICLSCLEDAQKAFEIQQDSKMGHQVLCQVKKVEGIGKEDESYAISDSECEEPSEKLDFQVKYTSATKEQESSEEKQAQPYFFTDEISISDSNQSDCGIPVDRNSRSVDELDQTNTYIQDEDEVCEISSDETDQSDLLVQDDVLSDVSVDENDQLESQLVDNNSKTASDKTDSSSDQTFQCPWCPKIYIRKRNLKLHLRTHTGERPYKCSQCPKSFMSKSGLKYHLTEHTGELPFKCDQCPMAYRTKTSLLRHIQQHFETSMESVPEKQSFNCSYCPKTFSKASDLEHHFVTHTEERTIKCPQCPVLCLDQSQLNLHVQTHNEDQSHICKQCPMTFKDQNSLNLHIMKHTSDPLHKCPICPMTFKLEWRMNQHMKTHNEKKSFKCDHCYRSYTQLEDLNRHILDHTGDKQFKCDQCSKAFAHISLLNKHMRSHSSEWPIKCDFCLTSFDRMSDLNKHLKTHSEHRPFKCDFCPKSFKYPTSLVMHTRTHTGERPYKCSECQKSYKQPGELKRHIRTHTGERPFKCNYCPMAFMDLTTVKQHMRTHTGERPYKCTYCDKTFSRTSTLNVHILTHIKEFKAGAL
- the LOC108014688 gene encoding uncharacterized protein, with the translated sequence MKMSSPRIMQQKRSSKSSNSSRVSMTTSTAEENLLESKLFSWMRLFRFASLLCRAE